The following are from one region of the Rhipicephalus microplus isolate Deutch F79 chromosome 1, USDA_Rmic, whole genome shotgun sequence genome:
- the LOC142782714 gene encoding uncharacterized protein LOC142782714 isoform X2, producing MHYAGRDDLLSKPASLSYATYRVCSDPFTAQSFMDPGHTRLKRMAVPSVQPAAPCALSVASSSDCDMAAEAALQGPAVEASKSGSHTLRCPDEQGGSSVVAAERISADFVLPEKTLTSRSAVTKGTCVTGKLYVHFNTRVD from the exons atgcactatgctggacgcgatgatctcctgagtaagccggccagcctatcgtacgcaacgtacagggtttgtagcgacccttttactgctcaaagtttcatggaccctgggcacacaaggcttaaaagaatggctgttcccagtgtgcaaccagctgcaccat Gtgctctgagcgtcgcttcaagtagtgactgtgacatggctgcagaagctgcactgcaag gacctgcggtagaggcttcaaaaagcggttcccacacattgaggtgccccgatgaacagg gtggcagctccgtTGTAGCTgctgaaagaatttctgctgatttcgtcttgcccgagaaaaccttaaccagtcgttcagctgtcacaaaaggaacttgtgtgaccggtaagttgtatgttcacttcaacaccagagtggattga
- the LOC142782714 gene encoding uncharacterized protein LOC142782714 isoform X1: MHYAGRDDLLSKPASLSYATYRVCSDPFTAQSFMDPGHTRLKRMAVPSVQPAAPCALSVASSSDCDMAAEAALQGPAVEASKSGSHTLRCPDEQGGSSVVAAERISADFVLPEKTLTSRSAVTKGTCVTGRLQDCSDSTVRGTEQASQDPPEDVSANSSTPECPRENVRSCVPATMSPSMKYKRTIKHLQAKVPAQRKTIKRLQRQPHQAPSSTSKALEVIRPHVTEEVFKLLSAHVRLRPKRKGKWFPVWFKKFALHLNFRGPRAYRFLAPYFSLPSRRSLRRRLANVKMTPGIIPGILSSIATNTQAWNERDRVCALVFDEIALKKNLYYDAARDVVQGFTDDGTHRTSTIADRALVFLLVGVSRKWVQPVAFTIGYTSTPSSVMHNLLVSLILELRSINIAVKAVICDQGSSNVSLANQLRVTVAKPFFEVNGERVYYIFDVPHLIKTTRNNVQAHKLYIGDDIVNWLHIVSLYQSSHELRLRLAPKLTERHVHQKPFSNMKVS; the protein is encoded by the exons atgcactatgctggacgcgatgatctcctgagtaagccggccagcctatcgtacgcaacgtacagggtttgtagcgacccttttactgctcaaagtttcatggaccctgggcacacaaggcttaaaagaatggctgttcccagtgtgcaaccagctgcaccat Gtgctctgagcgtcgcttcaagtagtgactgtgacatggctgcagaagctgcactgcaag gacctgcggtagaggcttcaaaaagcggttcccacacattgaggtgccccgatgaacagg gtggcagctccgtTGTAGCTgctgaaagaatttctgctgatttcgtcttgcccgagaaaaccttaaccagtcgttcagctgtcacaaaaggaacttgtgtgaccg gccgcttgcaagattgttccgacagcactgtccgaggcactgaacaagcttcacaagaccctccagaagacgtctccgccaacagctccacgcctgagtgccctagagaaaatg tgcgttcctgtgtgccagcgacaatgtctccatcaatgaagtacaagcgaaccattaaacatctgcaagccaaagtaccagcacagcggaaaactatcaaaagactgcagagacagcctcaccaagcaccgtcatcgacttcgaaggcccttgaagttatccgaccgcacgtcaccgaagAGGTTTTTAAACtgctttctgcacatgttcgcttgaggcccaaacgcaagggcaagtggtttcccgtgtggttcaagaaattcgctcttcacttaaacttccgaggtccgcgagcataccgatttctggctccatatttttctttgccctcccggcgttcattaaggaggcggctagctaatgtaaagatgactccaggcataattccaggaatcctttcttccattgcaacaaatactcaagcttggaatgaacgggaccgagtgtgcgctttagttttcgacgaaatagcactcaaaaagaatttgtactatgatgctgcaagagacgttgtccagggttttacagatgatggcactcatcgcacttcaaccatcgctgatcgagcactggtttttcttcttgttggcgtttcgagaaagtgggttcaaccggttgcttttactatagggtacacatcaacaccatcatctgttatgcataacttgctggtgtcactcattttggagcttaggagcattaatattgcagtgaaagcagtcatttgtgaccagggcagttcaaatgtaagtctcgctaaccaactaagagtgactgtagcaaagcctttttttgaagttaatggtgagcgggtatattacatttttgatgttccgcatttaattaaaacaacgcgcaataatgtccaagcgcacaagttatacattggggatgacatcgttaactggttgcacattgtaagcctttaccaatcctcacatgagttgcggttgcgattggctccaaagttgactgaacggcacgttcatcagaaacctttttctaatatgaaggtcagctgA